In Gymnogyps californianus isolate 813 chromosome 1, ASM1813914v2, whole genome shotgun sequence, the following are encoded in one genomic region:
- the RAI2 gene encoding retinoic acid-induced protein 2: MEELYKDAPNLPMDVTSSPSAMANNKLENGVAQLITAEAWNINSADLMKKALSPLVTVPAPSILTPPAESQSGVALKVAATVLQPICLGDSPVVLPIHLQVAGSAAPQMPATNAATPYVMTTQGPVPLPVLLEQHVFQHLNSPLVLPPGAACPASPLHAGLFPGAAAPVGQPQLLDPKPSGQAQEPVLPPVFQTPGFAAVLQDLFPSQGALGSAPCQPPPDYAALPPQAFSSPLSPLVPPATLLVPYPVIVPLPVPVPIPIPVPIPVPHGAEAKAAPDPPKPPLFTPHSCKGTQTPLEKEETKPFDLLHPREFPQLSRHTVIKMGGENEALDLSMKGPPVPRASEAAPPLLPEDGALDLSLASCRKPGGPHGEAAGTGPTAAAEAGAHPAPDKLPGPATPFTPCKPQEASGKAEGRGAGGGPAELLRQPQKWLVEQAGRAGCEPKAGNNIEIVSTSQTAKVIVSVKDAVPTIFCGKIKGLSGVSTKNFSFKRDLPQDSVLQCYDVKSPPEPRDSAEALRKPVKNRSVKLKKMNSPEIHILPIKKQRLAAFFPRK, translated from the coding sequence ATGGAGGAGCTGTACAAGGACGCCCCAAACCTGCCCATGGACGTCACCAGCTCGCCCTCGGCGATGGCCAACAACAAGCTGGAGAATGGGGTGGCCCAGCTGATCACAGCAGAGGCCTGGAACATCAACTCGGCCGACCTGATGAAGAAGGCCCTGTCCCCGCTGGTGACAGTCCCCGCGCCCTCCATCCTGACGCCGCCGGCCGAGTCGCAGAGCGGGGTGGCCCTGAAGGTGGCGGCCACCGTGCTGCAGCCCATCTGCCTGGGGGACAGCCCCGTCGTCCTGCCCATCCATCTGCAGGTCGCCGGCAGCGCCGCCCCGCAGATGCCGGCCACCAACGCCGCCACCCCCTACGTCATGACCACCCAGGGCCCCGTCCCGCTGCCCGTTCTCCTGGAGCAGCACGTCTTCCAGCACCTGAACTCGCCCCTGGTGCTGCCCCCGGGGGCTGcctgccccgccagcccccTGCACGCCGGCCTCTtccccggcgccgccgcccccgtcgggcagccccagctcctggacCCAAAGCCCTCCGGCCAAGCGCAGGAGCCCGTCCTGCCCCCCGTCTTTCAGACACCAGGGTTCGCCGCCGTCCTTCAGGACCTGTTTCCCTCCCAGGGCgccctgggctctgcccccTGCCAGCCGCCCCCCGACTATGCCGCCCTCCCGCCCCAGGCCTTCAGCTCGCCCCTCTCCCCGCTGGTGCCCCCCGCCACGCTGCTGGTGCCCTACCCTGTCATCGtgcccctgcctgtccctgtccccatccccatccccgtccccatccccgtgCCCCACGGTGCCGAGGCCAAGGCGGCCCCCGACCCGCCCAAGCCGCCACTCTTCACACCCCACTCCTGCAAGGGCACCCAGACCCccctggagaaggaggagacgAAGCCCTTTGACCTCCTCCACCCACGGGAGTTTCCCCAGCTGAGCCGCCACACCGTCATCAAGATGGGCGGCGAGAACGAGGCGCTGGACCTCTCCATGAAAGGGCCGCCCGTGCCCCGGGCCAGCGaggccgccccgccgctgcTGCCTGAGGACGGGGCCCTGGACCTGTCCCTCGCCTCCTGCCGCAAGCCAGGGGGGCCCCACGGGGAGGCGGCCGGCACTGGCCCCACCGCCGCTGCCGAGGCCGGTGCCCACCCCGCGCCGGACAAGCTCCCCGGCCCGGCCACCCCCTTCACCCCTTGCAAGCCCCAGGAGGCATCGGGCAAGGCGGAGGGCaggggggcgggcggcgggccggcTGAGCTGCTGCGGCAGCCGCAGAAGTGGCTGGTGGAGCAggcgggcagggcgggctgCGAGCCCAAGGCCGGCAACAACATCGAGATCGTCAGCACCTCGCAGACAGCCAAAGTCATCGTCTCCGTCAAGGACGCCGTGCCCACCATCTTCTGCGGCAAGATCAAGGGCCTGTCGGGGGTCTCCACCAAaaacttttccttcaaaagggACCTGCCCCAGGACTCGGTGCTGCAGTGCTACGACGTGAAGAGCCCGCCCGAGCCCCGGGACAGCGCCGAGGCCCTCAGGAAACCCGTCAAAAACAGGAGCGTaaagctaaagaaaatgaactcgCCGGAGATACATATTCTTCCAATCAAGAAGCAACGGCTCGCTGCCTTTTTTCCAAGAAAGTAA